One segment of Nostoc piscinale CENA21 DNA contains the following:
- a CDS encoding PEP-CTERM sorting domain-containing protein produces the protein MTIIKLMFAISLTVVPVILSFVEPAAAQRRLRTNTYSQTGSDQQNALAQFNLVNTARDGSEITDSASDLGIGLFQGAIQDFTSGNGEVCISGGNLGFQPNCPASSINTGRYVLDANGFLIFNPDRPFVPDTIPFDADLRAELIKDNPAFEFISYSIVRPGQTEPLYSYLLFAGFGFDPNQAVNNLSYILEENILGKASRAVTSSDGSIELIGGDTLLQNRFEQNIPNAVPEPSATLGALAAVSIGLLFKRKTK, from the coding sequence ATGACAATAATCAAGTTAATGTTTGCTATTAGCTTGACAGTAGTTCCCGTAATTCTAAGTTTTGTAGAACCAGCCGCAGCACAAAGAAGACTTAGAACTAACACATATTCTCAAACAGGCTCAGACCAACAAAATGCGCTTGCTCAATTTAATTTAGTTAATACGGCCAGGGATGGTAGTGAAATAACTGATAGTGCCAGTGACTTAGGAATAGGTCTTTTTCAAGGAGCTATACAAGACTTTACGTCAGGGAATGGAGAAGTTTGTATTAGCGGTGGTAATCTTGGTTTTCAACCCAATTGTCCTGCAAGTTCCATTAACACAGGTCGTTATGTTTTAGATGCGAATGGCTTCCTCATTTTTAATCCAGATAGACCTTTTGTTCCTGATACCATTCCATTTGATGCAGATTTACGGGCAGAATTAATTAAAGATAACCCAGCGTTTGAATTTATCTCATATAGTATCGTTCGTCCAGGACAAACTGAACCATTGTACAGTTATCTCCTATTTGCTGGCTTTGGATTTGACCCCAATCAAGCTGTCAACAATCTGTCTTATATCTTAGAAGAAAATATTTTAGGCAAAGCCAGTCGTGCCGTAACTTCTTCTGATGGTTCTATCGAATTAATAGGTGGCGATACTCTTCTCCAAAATCGTTTTGAGCAAAACATACCAAATGCTGTCCCTGAGCCTAGTGCCACTCTTGGGGCTTTAGCTGCTGTGAGTATAGGTTTACTCTTCAAGCGAAAAACAAAATAG